A section of the Primulina eburnea isolate SZY01 chromosome 1, ASM2296580v1, whole genome shotgun sequence genome encodes:
- the LOC140810935 gene encoding uncharacterized protein gives MAGQAQRTLRELANPNVIQQPLCIQFPTTDATFELKSGLIHLLPTFRGLAGEDPHKHLKEFHIVCTAMKPQGITEEQISLRAFPFSLADKAKDWLYYLPSGSITTWDNMKQQFLKKFFPASRAANIRKDICGIRQLYEETLYEYWERFKQLCASCPQHQIPEQLLVQYFYEGLSLFDRNMIDAASGGALVNKTPQEARALISNMAANAQQFGTRQDNPQRQVNEVSVTPIDQKLDSLTSLLGRLVAGQVQQIKACGVCAMVGHPTDMCSSQQEEPTQQANAIGGFPGQPQHRYDPYSNSYNPGWRDHPNFSYKNQGGQQGYPQQNWNKQHAPEQAPNSGMSLDEIVKALAENTQKFQQETRASIQNLSTQVGQLATSIHKLEAQNLGNKPS, from the coding sequence ATGGCAGGACAAGCTCAAAGAACACTCAGGGAGTTGGCTAATCCtaatgttattcaacaaccatTATGCATTCAATTCCCTACTACTGATGCTACTTTTGAATTAAAATCTGGCTTGATTCATTTATTGCCTACTTTTCGTGGTCTTGCAGGTGAAGATCCCCATAAACatctgaaagagtttcatattgTTTGCACAGCCATGAAACCGCAAGGGATCACAGAGGAACAAATTTCACTGCGAGCTTTTCCATTCTCTTTAGCCGACAAGGCTAAAGATTGGCTCTACTACTTGCCTTCTGGATCCATAACAACTTGGGACAAtatgaaacaacaatttttgaagaagttcTTCCCAGCTTCACGAGCagcaaatattagaaaagacaTTTGTGGGATTAGACAGCTGTATGAGGAAACTTTGTATGAGTATTGGGAGAGATTCAAGCAATTGTGTGCTAGTTGTCCACAACACCAGATTCCAGAACAACTACTGGTTCAATATTTTTATGAGGGACTCTCGCTCTTTGATAGGAACATGATTGATGCTGCAAGTGGAGGTGCATTGGTGAACAAAACGCCTCAAGAGGCACGAGCTCTAATCTCCAACATGGCTGCCAATGCACAACAGTTTGGTACTAGGCAAGACAACCCTCAACGACAAGTCAATGAGGTAAGTGTTACTCCTATCGATCAAAAGTTAGATTCTTTGACATCTCTTTTGGGAAGGTTGGTTGCAGGACAGGTGCAACAGATAAAAGCTTGTGGTGTATGTGCTATGGTGGGACATCCTACAGATATGTGTTCGTCACAACAAGAAGAACCCACGCAACAAGCCAATGCGATTGGTGGATTTCCTGGGCAGCCCCAGCATCGATATGACCCATATTCTAATAGCTACAATCCAGGATGGAGGGATCATCCAAATTTCAGCTATAAGAATCAAGGAGGCCAACAGGGATATCCACAGCAGAATTGGAACAAACAACACGCACCAGAACAAGCACCCAACTCAGGTATGTCTCTAGACGAAATTGTAAAGGCCTTAGCTGAAAACACTCAAAAATTTCAACAGGAAACGAGGGCTAGCATTCAGAATTTGAGCACTCAAGTGGGACAGTTGGCGACCTCAATTCACAAGTTGGAAGCACAAAATTTAGGTAATAAACCTTCTTAG
- the LOC140825827 gene encoding zinc finger CCCH domain-containing protein 48-like, whose protein sequence is MDVDGGRRIFNRLGPSSSSDSGSNNRQQKVCIFWRQGKCTKFPCPYLHSELPVAANGKRAAHQGFGTDDKYRAGGGLRRSGNNNYFSNNSNTWGRDQSRQPASGDRTTIKKIEKLCNHWRTQGSCRYGDTCKYLHQWSAGDCFSLLTPLEGHQQVVTGITLPSGSDKLYTGSQDETVRVWDCQSGQLAGVVNLGGAVGCMLSEGPWVFAGLTNLVKAWNTQTSAELSLNGPVGQVYSLVVGYEFLFAGTQDGAILAWKFNVVANCFEPAASLKEHTLAVVSLVVGGNKMYSGSMDQSIKVWSLETLQCLQTLTGHADVVMSVLCWDQFLLSASLDKTVKVWAVTETGNLDVTYTHTEESGLLTLCGMHDSEGKPVLMCSGNDNCIRVYDLPSFSERGKIFSQKEVRSIQIGPGGLFFIGDGSGLVQVWKWTTEPAVVAS, encoded by the exons ATGGATGTGGATGGAGGAAGACGTATATTCAACAGACTAGGGCCATCGTCTTCGAGCGATAGTGGGAGCAATAACAGGCAGCAAAAAGTATGTATTTTTTGGAGACAAGGGAAGTGCACGAAATTCCCGTGCCCTTATTTGCACAGCGAGTTGCCGGTGGCGGCGAATGGGAAGAGGGCGGCTCATCAGGGGTTTGGTACGGATGATAAGTATCGAGCCGGTGGAGGATTGAGGAGAAGTGGGAACAataattattttagtaataaCAGTAACACGTGGGGTAGAGATCAATCGCGACAGCCTGCTAGTGGTGATAGGACGACGATAAAGAAGATTGAGAAATTGTGTAATCATTGGAGGACGCAAGGGAGCTGTAGATATGGGGATACTTGTAAATACTTGCATCAGTGGTCTGCGGGAGATTGCTTTTCGCTTTTGACGCCACTTGAAGGCCATCAGCAG GTTGTTACTGGGATTACTTTACCCTCGGGGTCAGATAAGCTGTACACTGGGAGTCAAGATGAGACTGTTAGAGTTTGGGACTGCCAGTCGGGTCAG CTGGCAGGCGTAGTGAATTTAGGTGGTGCTGTTGGATGTATGCTAAGTGAAGGCCCTTGGGTATTTGCTGGTTTAACAAATCTTGTCAAG GCGTGGAATACTCAAACTTCTGCAGAGCTCAGTTTAAACGGACCAGTCGGCCAAGTCTATTCCCTTGTCGTTGGCTATGAGTTCCTCTTTGCTGGTACACAG GATGGGGCAATCTTGGCATGGAAATTCAATGTAGTTGCCAACTGCTTTGAACCAGCAGCATCTCTCAAGGAGCACACCCTTGCTGTTGTGTCGCTAGTTGTTGGAGGTAACAAAATGTACTCTGGTTCCATGGACCAGTCTATTAAA GTATGGAGCCTGGAAACTTTACAATGCCTACAGACTTTAACAGGGCATGCTGATGTTGTGATGTCCGTTTTATGCTGGGATCAGTTTCTTTTGTCAGCTTCATTGGACAAAACTGTAAAG GTTTGGGCTGTAACAGAGACTGGGAATTTGGATGTAACATATACCCATACAGAGGAATCT GGTTTGCTCACACTGTGTGGGATGCATGATTCAGAAGGCAAGCCAGTGTTGATGTGCTCTGGCAATGACAATTGCATCCGAGTTTATGATTTACCATC ATTTTCCGAGAGAGGGAAGATCTTTTCTCAGAAAGAGGTTCGCTCCATTCAAATCGGCCCTGGTGGTTTATTTTTCATCGGAGATGGATCTGGCCTGGTGCAAGTATGGAAGTGGACGACTGAACCAGCAGTTGTAGCATCATGA
- the LOC140825819 gene encoding urease accessory protein F-like has product MEVEGQENDRYVEPSPSTGFAQLWSQWQLLDSVLPTGGFAHSFGLESAAQARLVVLPEDLETYVIHVLENTGSLLLPFIYAITISPDEQTWHKLDKFLNATLTNDVSRKASMSQGSALMRVAAAVFSEIPSLKIFRSSALATGVIAFHHAPIFGLVCALLGFGPEIAQRAYMFVTMRDIISAATRLNLVGPMGAAVLQHRIAPVAEELSKKWMNRAVDEACQVCPLLDLVQGCHGYLFSRLFCS; this is encoded by the coding sequence ATGGAGGTTGAAGGTCAAGAAAACGATCGATACGTGGAGCCGTCTCCATCCACAGGTTTTGCTCAGTTATGGAGTCAATGGCAACTCTTAGATTCCGTACTCCCCACCGGTGGATTTGCTCATTCTTTCGGTCTCGAATCAGCCGCCCAAGCACGATTAGTCGTTCTTCCCGAAGACCTCGAAACTTATGTCATCCATGTACTTGAAAACACCGGAAGCCTACTTCTTCCTTTCATATATGCCATAACCATTTCACCAGACGAACAAACATGGCATAAACTTGATAAATTCCTGAATGCCACCCTCACAAACGATGTTAGTCGTAAGGCATCAATGTCTCAAGGATCAGCCCTCATGAGAGTAGCTGCAGCAGTTTTCTCCGAAATACCTTCGCTTAAAATATTCAGGAGTTCTGCTTTGGCAACTGGGGTCATTGCTTTCCACCACGCTCCCATTTTTGGACTAGTATGTGCGCTTCTTGGATTCGGGCCCGAGATTGCTCAAAGAGCATACATGTTTGTTACAATGCGAGACATTATATCTGCTGCCACGAGGCTGAATCTGGTCGGACCGATGGGTGCTGCTGTGTTGCAGCATCGGATCGCTCCGGTAGCTGAAGAGTTGTCAAAAAAATGGATGAATCGGGCTGTCGACGAGGCGTGTCAGGTGTGTCCTTTGCTTGATCTTGTGCAGGGATGCCATGGATACTTGTTCTCAAGACTCTTTTGTTCTtga
- the LOC140810942 gene encoding protein HOTHEAD-like produces the protein MVSRRLFCGVALAFRVLLFIVSCSAEKAPYNSFARDATSAPPAEYYDYIIVGGGTAGCALAATLSSFAKVLVLERGGLPYNNPNVTNISGFAFSLADTSPTSAAQQFISTDGVFNHRGRVLGGSSAINAGFFTRAGAEYVREVGWDPRMVNESYEWVERKVAFEPPVAAWQAAVRDGLLDAGILPYRGFTFEHLHGTKVGGSIFDEYGYRHTAADLLEYADSTKIRVYLHATVHQVLFSTAPGRRPKANGVLFRDSKGIRHVAYLNYGPKNEIIISAGALGSPQLLMLSGIGPAHQLEAHGISLILDQHMIGQGMSDNPMNVVFIPSPRPVEISLIEVVGITELGSYVEAASGFFELVWAYRIAQDFAKLANQSIDSITLPTNYSSIFQELIQQPDPTQSRNIQAGVILEKVIGPFSTGYLELQTRNPEDNPRVTFNYFQDPRDLRRCVQGMEIIRRVVESRSFSAFRYPFASFQSLIDFMLSVPINLRRKHIASTYSMEQFCIDTVMTIWHYHGGCQVNRVVDRDYRVLGVDALRVIDGSTFYNSPGTNPQATVMMLGRYMGLKILTER, from the exons aTGGTTTCAAGAAGATTGTTTTGCGGTGTGGCTTTGGCTTTTCGGGTTCTTTTGTTCATTGTTTCTTGTTCTGCAGAAAAAG CACCGTACAACTCTTTTGCAAGAGATGCTACATCGGCTCCGCCGGCAGAGTACTACGACTACATAATAGTCGGAGGCGGAACGGCCGGATGCGCGCTGGCCGCAACCCTTTCTTCCTTCGCGAAGGTACTCGTCCTCGAAAGAGGCGGCTTGCCTTACAACAACCCCAACGTCACCAACATAAGCGGCTTCGCATTCTCGCTCGCGGACACCTCCCCGACCTCCGCCGCGCAGCAATTCATCTCCACGGACGGGGTCTTCAACCACCGCGGCCGTGTCCTTGGCGGCAGCTCCGCCATCAACGCGGGGTTCTTCACCAGGGCAGGCGCGGAGTACGTCCGGGAGGTGGGGTGGGACCCACGCATGGTGAACGAATCTTACGAGTGGGTTGAGAGGAAGGTGGCGTTCGAGCCACCGGTGGCGGCGTGGCAAGCCGCCGTGAGGGACGGCCTTCTCGACGCCGGGATCTTGCCCTACAGGGGATTCACGTTCGAGCATCTGCACGGGACGAAGGTGGGAGGGTCCATTTTCGACGAATATGGATACAGGCATACGGCGGCGGATTTGCTGGAGTATGCTGATTCAACCAAGATACGTGTGTATTTGCATGCAACTGTTCATCAAGTCTTGTTTAGCACTGCTCCAG GACGAAGACCAAAAGCCAACGGGGTTCTCTTTAGAGATTCAAAAGGTATACGGCACGTGGCGTATTTGAACTATGGGCCCAAGAACGAGATCATTATTTCGGCTGGGGCACTGGGCAGCCCACAACTGTTGATGTTGAGTGGTATTGGTCCAGCCCATCAACTTGAAGCCCATGGAATAAGCTTGATACTGGACCAGCACATGATAGGCCAAGGGATGTCGGACAACCCAATGAATGTGGTATTTATTCCTTCGCCCCGGCCCGTTGAAATATCTCTTATCGAAGTAGTGGGAATTACTGAATTAGGCAGCTATGTTGAAGCTGCTAGTGGTTTCTTTGAGCTGGTTTGGGCGTATAGAATCGCTCAAGATTTTGCCAAGTTGGCAAACCAG TCTATAGATTCCATTACGCTCCCAACAAACTACTCGAGTATTTTTCAAGAACTAATCCAACAGCCTGACCCGACCCAGAGCAGAAACATACAAGCCGGAGTCATCTTAGAAAAGGTAATAGGACCATTCTCGACGGGCTATCTGGAGCTCCAAACCCGAAACCCAGAAGACAATCCACGGGTCACTTTCAACTACTTCCAAGACCCTAGAGACCTGCGAAGGTGTGTCCAAGGCATGGAGATCATAAGGCGGGTCGTCGAGTCGCGTTCTTTCTCCGCATTTCGGTACCCCTTCGCTTCATTCCAATCCCTGATCGATTTCATGTTGTCGGTGCCGATAAATTTGAGGCGAAAACACATTGCATCGACATATTCGATGGAACAGTTTTGTATAGACACTGTGATGACCATATGGCATTATCATGGAGGGTGCCAAGTGAATCGGGTCGTCGATCGAGACTACCGAGTACTCGGAGTCGATGCGCTACGTGTGATCGACGGATCGACGTTTTATAATTCTCCGGGCACTAATCCTCAGGCTACTGTTATGATGCTTGGAAG GTACATGGGGCTGAAGATTTTGACCGAGAGATga